The stretch of DNA ACGTTATTTCAGCTATAATTGGCAATTTGGTCTTGCGCTAATTCTGTTGTTTGGTGTTCCTCGTTTTATTTTGGTGTTGGATGCGAACATGTCGGGCGGATATGGCACAGCTTTTATCATCTTTTTCATCATGTGGTTCACCCCTTTTATTTTTCTCACTCGGAAGGGCAGGAGAGAAATTGGCTTTAAGCGTCCTAACAATTACCTTCGTTTGCTTTATTCTTTTGCCTTAGGCGCATTGGCGTGCGGAGCTATATACGGGCTGTTTTATCTTTTTTATGGCAATACAATCAGCAATTCGCTTGTCTATATCTCGAAAGCCAGCACGTCTGTCGTGTTGGACGATAGTCATCGGCTTATCTTCTTCCTTATTGCAGCTATACCGAGTATGCTATTCAGCCCTATCGGCGAAGAATTTCTGTACAGAGGGGTAATACACGGTAGCTTTGTACCCAAGTTTGGCGAAACGAAGGCTTCTCTCTTTGATAGCCTCGCTTTTGCATTAACGCATTTGGCTCATTTCGGAATCATTTTTGATGCAGGGGTGTGGAAATTGCTTCCTGTTCCGGCACTGTTGTGGATACTGTCAATGTTTGCTGTCAGTCGACTATTTTTTGCGTGCAAGCAGATGTGTGACTCTATATTTGGAGCTGTGCTGTCGCATGCCGGATATAACTTTGCGATGATGTACTTTATCTTTTATCACATCTTATGACTTGTTTTTTGCCGCTATAAATTCAACACATTGACAATATTTCTTTCTCTACGATGAGTTCTCCAAATAGCGGAAACGCTTTTCTAATGCCCTTTCTGCTGTAAATATTTATAAATGTTTACACCTTTTGTTGCTTCTTGAGGGTGTTTTCGCAACATAGGAAAATGATCGGTAATTTTTAGTAAACAGCTTTTATTTCCAAAGAATACATTCGAAAAAACAGCTTTATATAATTTGCTTGTGTGGAGAAAAGTTGTGGTCAGGATTTATAATAGTTAACATAAGTGCAAAATGAATACTATACTTTTGCTTTACAGTCTTACTTTAGACGACGATTATGTTAACTTTCTAATCTTAATACGAACACATACAAAACTATATTCGTCAAAAAAAAGAGTAAATCATTTCCTTGATTTACTCTTTTTGCTTTTATGTTGTCGATTGTTTTTCTTCAAATGGCGGCATCAATCCTCTTTCTGAACCTCAGGAGAAACGGCAGTAGCCAGTCTGTCGGTAAACAATATACCTTGCAGGTGGTCGTACTCGTGCTGAAATATCACGCCCGTAAAGTCTGCGCCACGTGAGCCGCCGCTTAGTCTTTCTTTTATAAGCGTTCCGTTATCGTCGTAATACTCCACATCTACCCATGTGTAGCGATTCGTTGTGCCCGATAGTTCCGGCACAGAAAGGCATCCGTCTCTTTCGAAGAGGAATGTCTCAGCCGAATGACCTACAATACGTGGATTGATGGCTACTTGCACAGGCATTCCTTTTTGGTCGATACGCAAGAAAAGGAACAGGTTGCGCCCGATACCCACCTGCGGAGCTGCTATTCCTACTCCCGACTCTACGGCAAGTGTCATTTGCAGGCGGTCGATAAGTAGTTGCAGGTCTTTGTTGGTCGCAATGTTCTTCGCATCCAGATCGATGCTTTTTTTTCTGAGGAAAAGAGAATCTTTTTGGTTGTCGGTTTGTAATACTCTGAACGGAGTATCTGCACTTCCGCTATTTATCAGTGATTTTTCGTTGCTTGTCATAAACTTAACAGATTTACACGCGGATATGCTAAACAAAATAATCAGCAAGTATACTATCTTTTTCATTATATCCGATGTTTGTATTTTTTTGCAAAGATATGAAAAATGACTAGTACATAACAAAAAATATATCTTACAGTAGAGGCTATTCTTGTGATTAACCGAATTGAGAACATGCCCCTAGCAACAAGCTTTTACATTCAATTTTTTTGTTACCGCTTCATATTTTCATCATCTATTCGTGATTAAACATTAAAAAATTCCTAATATTGTGACAAATCGCACACTTTTGCGACATATATAATAAAGCGACTTCTAATAGATGAAAGAAACGAAGGAAAGGGATGAGCAATTCTTAGAGATGATACGCCAAAACGAGGGTATTATCTTCAAGGTAGCTTCCTTCTATGTCGACAAAGAGCATCCGATCGGCGATCTTTATCAAGAAGTCGTACTCAACCTATGGAAAGGGTATCCGTCGTTCAGGGGCGAAAGCAAGTATTCGACCTGGATATATAGGATTGCGCTCAATACCTGTGTGTCTTTCTATCGCAGGAATAGAATTAATGTTTCCTATGTAGATATATCGACAGATATTCCCGACGTGGTAGACAACAATGAAGAAATACAAGAATTGTACAAATTAATCAACCGTTTAGGAAAAATCGAACGCGCCCTAGTCTTACTCTATCTCGACGATAAACCGTACAAGGAGATAGCCGAAATCACAGGGCTTTCTGTGACAAATGTGGCAACCAAACTGAGCCGCATAAAAGATAA from Dysgonomonas mossii encodes:
- a CDS encoding CPBP family intramembrane glutamic endopeptidase; its protein translation is MESLHKIWSRYFSYNWQFGLALILLFGVPRFILVLDANMSGGYGTAFIIFFIMWFTPFIFLTRKGRREIGFKRPNNYLRLLYSFALGALACGAIYGLFYLFYGNTISNSLVYISKASTSVVLDDSHRLIFFLIAAIPSMLFSPIGEEFLYRGVIHGSFVPKFGETKASLFDSLAFALTHLAHFGIIFDAGVWKLLPVPALLWILSMFAVSRLFFACKQMCDSIFGAVLSHAGYNFAMMYFIFYHIL
- the def gene encoding peptide deformylase, whose amino-acid sequence is MTSNEKSLINSGSADTPFRVLQTDNQKDSLFLRKKSIDLDAKNIATNKDLQLLIDRLQMTLAVESGVGIAAPQVGIGRNLFLFLRIDQKGMPVQVAINPRIVGHSAETFLFERDGCLSVPELSGTTNRYTWVDVEYYDDNGTLIKERLSGGSRGADFTGVIFQHEYDHLQGILFTDRLATAVSPEVQKED
- a CDS encoding RNA polymerase sigma factor → MKETKERDEQFLEMIRQNEGIIFKVASFYVDKEHPIGDLYQEVVLNLWKGYPSFRGESKYSTWIYRIALNTCVSFYRRNRINVSYVDISTDIPDVVDNNEEIQELYKLINRLGKIERALVLLYLDDKPYKEIAEITGLSVTNVATKLSRIKDKLKQMSNGEN